In the genome of Gordonia rubripertincta, one region contains:
- a CDS encoding helix-turn-helix transcriptional regulator, whose product MTSGGAEKPMGDTGRTDSDRSRTKESDALDPGLFARRLEELFRTVPGPNGRAYSAKAIAARSTERGFRLGESYLSQLRSGKAKSPSFRTVEGIAAAFGVDVHYFLEDRAAQRTRDEIDLMRLQADTNVQLAAFRLAGLSSDSVTVVNELIKVLREQQGLPKDPPDVIAAGLSDEKKPSADSRLRVVGEPNEE is encoded by the coding sequence ATGACTTCAGGAGGGGCGGAGAAGCCTATGGGCGACACCGGACGCACCGACTCCGATCGTTCGAGAACGAAGGAATCGGATGCACTCGATCCGGGGCTGTTCGCCCGGCGACTCGAGGAGCTTTTTCGGACCGTACCCGGTCCGAACGGGAGGGCATACAGTGCCAAGGCGATTGCGGCGCGGTCGACGGAGCGGGGGTTCCGTCTGGGTGAGTCGTATCTGAGCCAATTGCGATCGGGGAAGGCGAAGTCCCCGTCGTTCCGCACCGTCGAGGGAATCGCGGCCGCATTCGGGGTCGACGTGCACTACTTCCTCGAGGATCGGGCTGCGCAGCGCACCCGCGACGAGATCGATCTGATGCGGTTGCAGGCGGACACCAACGTGCAGCTGGCCGCATTCCGCCTTGCGGGACTCTCGAGCGATTCGGTCACCGTGGTGAACGAACTGATCAAGGTGCTGCGAGAGCAGCAGGGGCTGCCGAAGGATCCACCGGACGTCATCGCAGCGGGGCTCAGCGACGAGAAGAAGCCGTCGGCTGATTCGCGTCTGCGTGTGGTCGGGGAGCCGAACGAGGAATGA
- a CDS encoding MAB_1171c family putative transporter: MAVTGPAGDAATVLVLAQGVEAGIGIVNALAGVIFAIAFCWRLDQIRRAGWGLQPLAMMVAVASLTVAFVVVNEAVASELDTRGFEGLSRVAFYALLAIGVAALVVVFFFPDRVSRERRAGWEALPLVASLIGLQITMLVIPAEIRTATISEWTVQNWGFALFMLIASGYLAYGFLACVNSVRKFYSTADGYLRVSLGLLMAGLGFLALGAIAQIVFVAVSATNVARSPWLVTTNRVLAIIGVVSFLLGISYPMVYSKVQTLVANRRRRRLDTELLPLWRLVTGAVPEVVLPRTGQLSPTPRLHRRVVETRDALTQISPHLPPVFEYAQVDVQARLLRTAVSEMDAAANGSGNAISGAVRDLAPADGEGLEADAAPLIRLSAELLRTDGAEVSHVGRSAEGRDSGL; the protein is encoded by the coding sequence ATGGCTGTGACCGGGCCGGCCGGCGACGCCGCCACGGTCCTCGTCCTCGCTCAGGGTGTCGAGGCGGGGATCGGCATCGTCAACGCGCTGGCGGGCGTGATCTTCGCGATCGCGTTCTGCTGGCGACTGGACCAGATCCGCCGGGCCGGCTGGGGACTCCAGCCACTGGCGATGATGGTCGCGGTCGCGTCGCTGACCGTCGCCTTCGTCGTGGTCAACGAGGCAGTGGCGTCCGAGCTCGACACCAGGGGATTCGAAGGACTGTCGAGGGTGGCGTTCTACGCACTCCTCGCGATCGGGGTGGCCGCGCTGGTCGTGGTGTTCTTCTTCCCCGACCGGGTGTCCCGCGAACGACGCGCCGGATGGGAGGCGCTGCCGCTCGTCGCGTCGCTCATCGGTCTCCAGATCACCATGCTGGTGATCCCGGCCGAGATCCGCACCGCGACGATCAGCGAATGGACGGTCCAGAACTGGGGCTTCGCACTGTTCATGCTGATCGCGAGCGGTTACCTCGCCTACGGCTTCCTGGCTTGCGTCAACAGTGTCCGGAAGTTCTACTCGACGGCGGACGGGTACCTGCGCGTGTCGTTGGGGCTGCTCATGGCCGGGCTCGGATTCCTGGCGCTCGGGGCGATCGCGCAGATCGTGTTCGTGGCGGTCAGTGCGACGAATGTCGCGAGGTCCCCGTGGCTCGTGACCACCAACCGGGTCCTGGCGATCATCGGTGTCGTGTCGTTCCTGCTGGGCATCAGCTATCCGATGGTCTACTCCAAGGTCCAGACCCTCGTGGCGAACCGGCGTCGTCGTCGACTCGACACCGAACTCCTGCCGTTGTGGCGTCTGGTGACCGGCGCGGTACCGGAGGTGGTGCTGCCCCGCACGGGGCAGCTGTCCCCGACGCCACGGCTCCATCGGCGCGTGGTGGAGACACGTGACGCGCTGACCCAGATCAGTCCCCATCTGCCGCCGGTCTTCGAGTATGCCCAGGTGGACGTGCAGGCCCGGTTGTTGCGCACCGCGGTCTCGGAGATGGACGCGGCGGCGAACGGGTCCGGAAACGCGATCAGCGGCGCGGTCCGCGACCTCGCCCCCGCCGACGGCGAGGGTCTGGAAGCGGATGCCGCACCGCTGATCAGGTTGTCCGCGGAGCTGCTGCGGACCGACGGCGCCGAGGTGTCGCACGTCGGTCGCTCAGCCGAGGGCCGGGATTCGGGGCTCTAG
- a CDS encoding SDR family NAD(P)-dependent oxidoreductase, whose product MDVSGASVLVTGGASGLGAATARRFAAAGAQVFGLDLQASIDKAAPTDGVTLIGADVTDEAQVQGAIDTIAESGAPLRVAVNCAGVGWAARILGKNGPHELDLFRKIIDINLVGTFNVMRLAANRMSEESTIDGDGQRGVIINTASVAAFEGQIGQIAYAASKGGVHAMTISAARDLARIGVRVCTIAPGTISTPMLAGVTPEFQKTLAEAIPFPQRLGEPDEYAQLAEFIVEHNYLNGETIRMDGAIRMAPR is encoded by the coding sequence ATGGACGTTTCAGGCGCTTCTGTACTGGTCACCGGCGGGGCCTCGGGCCTCGGCGCAGCCACTGCCCGTCGCTTCGCCGCCGCAGGCGCGCAGGTCTTCGGCCTCGACCTCCAGGCTTCCATCGACAAGGCAGCACCCACCGACGGTGTCACCCTGATCGGCGCCGATGTCACCGACGAAGCGCAGGTCCAGGGCGCCATCGACACCATCGCCGAATCGGGCGCGCCGCTGCGCGTCGCCGTCAACTGCGCCGGCGTCGGATGGGCCGCACGCATTCTCGGCAAGAACGGCCCGCACGAACTGGACCTGTTCCGCAAGATCATCGACATCAACCTGGTCGGCACCTTCAACGTCATGCGACTGGCCGCCAACCGCATGTCGGAGGAGTCGACCATCGACGGTGACGGCCAGCGCGGCGTCATCATCAACACCGCCTCGGTGGCGGCCTTCGAGGGCCAGATCGGTCAGATCGCCTACGCCGCGTCGAAGGGCGGCGTCCACGCGATGACGATCTCGGCTGCTCGCGACCTCGCCCGGATCGGCGTGCGCGTCTGCACCATCGCCCCGGGCACCATCAGCACCCCGATGCTCGCGGGCGTCACCCCCGAGTTCCAGAAGACCCTCGCCGAGGCGATCCCGTTCCCGCAGCGTCTCGGCGAGCCCGACGAATACGCACAGCTCGCGGAGTTCATCGTCGAGCACAACTACCTCAACGGCGAGACCATCCGCATGGACGGCGCGATCCGGATGGCTCCGCGCTAG
- a CDS encoding TMEM165/GDT1 family protein, whose protein sequence is MIAALLLSFGVIFVAELGDKSQLMAMTYALRYRWWVVLLAITVATTAVHAVSVFFGHFLGKSLPTDLMSVLAGLAMLVFGLWTVYGDRLDDEEQNRATRIGASVFLAVMSAFFLAELGDKTMLATITIATDRDWLGVWIGSTVGMVAADALAIGVGVLLGKHLPERVIAIGAAVLFFGFALWLTASGLIGASTPVIAATITAAVAIIGVGTVLIRRDRRLRADDVEPATPERSLGVHEG, encoded by the coding sequence GTGATTGCTGCCCTGCTCCTGAGTTTCGGCGTGATCTTCGTCGCCGAACTGGGCGACAAGTCACAGCTGATGGCGATGACCTATGCCCTGCGGTACCGCTGGTGGGTCGTCCTGCTCGCCATCACCGTCGCCACCACCGCGGTCCATGCCGTCTCGGTGTTCTTCGGTCATTTCCTCGGGAAGTCGCTGCCCACCGATCTGATGTCGGTCCTGGCCGGCCTCGCCATGCTCGTCTTCGGCCTGTGGACGGTCTACGGCGACCGCCTCGACGACGAGGAGCAGAATCGCGCGACCAGGATCGGTGCCTCGGTGTTCCTCGCCGTGATGTCGGCCTTCTTCCTCGCCGAACTCGGCGACAAGACGATGCTCGCGACCATCACGATCGCCACCGACCGCGACTGGCTCGGCGTCTGGATCGGCTCCACCGTCGGGATGGTCGCCGCCGACGCCCTCGCGATCGGCGTGGGAGTCCTGCTCGGCAAGCACCTCCCCGAACGCGTCATCGCGATCGGTGCCGCCGTGTTGTTCTTCGGTTTCGCGCTGTGGCTGACGGCATCCGGACTGATCGGCGCCTCGACGCCGGTGATCGCCGCGACGATCACCGCAGCTGTGGCGATCATCGGTGTCGGTACGGTCCTCATCCGTCGCGACCGGCGGTTGCGCGCCGACGACGTCGAACCAGCTACTCCCGAGCGTTCGCTCGGTGTACACGAGGGCTGA
- a CDS encoding ABC transporter ATP-binding protein — protein sequence MEFASVAIFGGLTVAAVVIASVIPLAQAAGLLAPVPLALVAARTRPRALLTATVATTAVAFAMAGTGAMATVIGSALIGGIVGDLKRRRRGLASLGLSTLVASPLLGGVSVLLLWVLVPLRELTIEAMTNSLHGVAKWLRGWGPTDAVADALDSMSLSIASHWWAWIWISGTVGTAISLLAAWWILGGVIARLRDVPSEDTLTSDGPASDVTDAAASTATDVAPLPIVAERVGFAYNPDSKPVLHDIDLRIDPGEFVAVVGANGSGKSTLAKILAGRAPTTGVVHRPGLAGLGVHGGTALVLQRPEIQMLGSRVADDVVWGLPPDADVDVEALLAEVGLTGLGDRETTDLSGGQQQRLAIAAALARDPQLLIADEVTSMVDPEGRGQLLHLLASLPARRGIAVVLVTHRGSEAAAADRVIHLEAGRVVPHPPHWMPDPHADLDHASPTGSSTSLAAPGPHIGGPLLVLDHVGYAHLPGSPWEVVALTDVTMTVYRGEGLLIVGGNGSGKTTLAWIMAGLLSPRTGTCHLLNAAGKFTPAAGYDAGEPVTEHVGAVGLGFQHARLQLQKVTVADEIMAAGGEKVGTAEVARVLELVGLPREMAAGKVDSLSGGQMRRVVLAGLIARNPDMLVLDEPLAGLDPLAREEIVALLARLRADGMTIVIISHDFESLDSVCTRRVRLVDGQLLPDTHQNVDQPSGWDGGAR from the coding sequence ATGGAGTTCGCGTCCGTCGCGATCTTCGGCGGCCTGACCGTCGCCGCGGTGGTCATCGCCTCGGTCATCCCGCTGGCGCAGGCCGCCGGGCTGCTCGCCCCGGTTCCGCTCGCCCTCGTCGCGGCCCGCACGCGGCCGCGTGCACTGCTCACGGCCACGGTTGCGACCACGGCGGTCGCGTTCGCGATGGCGGGTACGGGCGCCATGGCGACCGTGATCGGTTCGGCGTTGATCGGCGGGATCGTCGGCGACCTCAAACGACGCCGCCGCGGGCTCGCGTCGCTCGGATTGTCCACGCTGGTGGCCTCGCCGCTCCTCGGTGGGGTGTCCGTTCTCCTTCTCTGGGTCCTGGTACCCCTGCGTGAGCTGACCATCGAGGCCATGACGAACTCCCTCCACGGTGTCGCGAAGTGGCTGCGCGGGTGGGGGCCCACCGATGCCGTGGCCGATGCGCTCGACTCGATGAGCCTCAGCATCGCTAGCCACTGGTGGGCGTGGATCTGGATCTCCGGCACCGTCGGCACCGCGATCTCGCTGCTCGCCGCCTGGTGGATACTGGGTGGCGTCATCGCTCGACTTCGCGATGTGCCCAGCGAGGACACGCTCACCTCCGACGGTCCGGCGTCCGACGTGACCGACGCCGCGGCGTCGACGGCAACCGACGTCGCGCCGCTGCCGATCGTCGCCGAGCGGGTCGGGTTCGCCTACAACCCGGACTCGAAACCGGTCCTCCACGACATCGACCTGCGCATCGACCCCGGTGAGTTCGTGGCGGTCGTCGGCGCCAACGGTTCGGGCAAATCGACACTCGCGAAGATCCTGGCCGGTCGCGCCCCGACCACCGGCGTCGTGCACCGCCCGGGACTCGCCGGGCTCGGCGTACACGGCGGCACCGCACTCGTCCTGCAGCGCCCGGAGATCCAGATGCTCGGTTCCCGCGTTGCCGACGACGTGGTGTGGGGTCTGCCGCCGGATGCCGACGTCGATGTGGAGGCACTCCTCGCCGAGGTCGGGCTGACCGGTCTCGGCGACCGGGAGACCACCGATCTGTCCGGCGGGCAGCAGCAGCGCCTGGCGATCGCGGCGGCGCTCGCCCGCGATCCACAGCTCCTCATCGCCGACGAGGTCACCTCGATGGTCGATCCGGAGGGCCGCGGGCAGCTCCTGCATCTGCTGGCGTCGCTACCGGCCCGACGCGGGATCGCGGTCGTGCTGGTCACCCATCGCGGCAGCGAGGCCGCGGCCGCCGACCGCGTCATCCACCTCGAGGCCGGCCGGGTGGTTCCGCATCCGCCGCACTGGATGCCGGACCCCCACGCCGACCTCGACCATGCTTCACCGACCGGATCCTCGACGTCCCTCGCGGCGCCGGGGCCGCACATCGGCGGCCCGCTGCTGGTGCTCGACCACGTGGGTTATGCACACCTTCCCGGTTCGCCCTGGGAGGTCGTGGCCCTCACCGACGTCACGATGACCGTGTACCGCGGGGAGGGGTTGCTCATCGTCGGTGGCAACGGGTCGGGCAAGACCACCCTCGCCTGGATCATGGCGGGCCTACTGTCACCTCGCACCGGAACGTGTCACCTCCTGAACGCCGCGGGAAAGTTCACTCCCGCAGCCGGTTACGACGCCGGGGAACCGGTCACCGAGCATGTCGGCGCGGTCGGGCTGGGCTTCCAGCACGCGCGCCTACAGCTGCAGAAGGTCACCGTCGCCGACGAGATAATGGCGGCCGGCGGCGAGAAGGTCGGTACCGCCGAGGTCGCTCGTGTCCTCGAACTCGTCGGCCTGCCGCGGGAGATGGCGGCCGGCAAGGTCGATTCCCTGTCGGGCGGGCAGATGCGTCGTGTCGTGCTCGCCGGCCTCATCGCGCGCAATCCCGACATGCTGGTGCTCGACGAGCCGCTCGCCGGTCTCGACCCGTTGGCCCGAGAGGAGATCGTCGCGCTCCTCGCGCGTCTGCGCGCCGACGGCATGACCATCGTGATCATCTCGCACGACTTCGAATCGCTGGACTCGGTGTGCACGCGGCGCGTCCGGCTCGTCGACGGGCAGTTGCTGCCCGACACCCATCAGAACGTCGATCAGCCGTCCGGCTGGGACGGAGGTGCCCGATGA
- a CDS encoding energy-coupling factor transporter transmembrane component T family protein, whose amino-acid sequence MTMRTVPLRQVPGDSFVHRLWAGTKLVIVLILGIMTWVLPSWPALGMVAAIVVLTALIAGIPLGAIPRPPWWFWGLIGIGVAFNVSFAGLHGGLVFLRAVTLALVLVASSILVIWTTPMADVAPAIARLMRPLRRLRLPVDEWAVAIALCLRGLPLLIEELRMLRAAHKLRPTAKGRSDHPSAEMGIMDLITAAMSSALRRSAEMAEAITARGGTGRLTAHPARPGRADLLALIVIALACGLAVAVTLIF is encoded by the coding sequence ATGACCATGCGCACGGTTCCGTTGCGGCAGGTCCCCGGCGATTCCTTCGTCCACCGGTTGTGGGCGGGAACCAAACTGGTGATCGTGCTGATCCTCGGCATCATGACCTGGGTGCTGCCGTCGTGGCCGGCGCTGGGGATGGTGGCCGCGATCGTCGTCCTCACCGCGCTGATCGCCGGCATCCCGTTGGGCGCCATACCCCGTCCGCCGTGGTGGTTCTGGGGGTTGATCGGTATCGGTGTCGCCTTCAACGTCTCGTTCGCCGGCCTCCACGGTGGGCTGGTCTTCCTCCGCGCGGTGACCCTCGCGCTCGTCCTGGTGGCGAGTTCGATCCTCGTCATCTGGACCACCCCGATGGCCGACGTCGCTCCGGCGATCGCACGGTTGATGCGACCCCTCCGGCGGCTGCGTCTGCCCGTCGACGAATGGGCCGTCGCAATCGCGTTGTGCCTGAGAGGGCTTCCGCTGCTGATCGAGGAGCTGCGCATGCTGCGCGCCGCACACAAGCTGCGGCCGACGGCGAAGGGGCGCAGCGATCATCCGTCTGCGGAGATGGGGATCATGGATCTCATCACGGCCGCCATGTCGTCGGCGCTGCGTCGTAGCGCGGAGATGGCCGAGGCGATCACCGCCCGCGGCGGCACCGGTCGTCTCACCGCTCATCCGGCCCGGCCGGGACGCGCGGATCTCCTGGCGCTCATCGTGATCGCTCTCGCCTGCGGGCTGGCCGTCGCGGTGACGCTGATCTTCTGA
- a CDS encoding superoxide dismutase, whose product MAEYTLPDLDYDYAALEPHISGRIMELHHSKHHATYVKGANDTLEKLAAAREDDSIAGKVYGLSATLSFHLGGHTNHSIFWKNLSPNGGGEPEGDLAAAITEQFGGFDKFKAHFTAAATTLQGSGWAILGYDTIGGKLVILQLTDQSGNIPAAIIPVVMLDMWEHAFYLDYQNVKPDYVKAWWNVVNWADAGERYGRAKTQGSGLIVPA is encoded by the coding sequence GTGGCTGAATACACCTTGCCGGATCTGGATTACGACTACGCGGCACTGGAGCCGCACATCTCCGGCAGGATCATGGAGCTCCACCACAGCAAGCACCACGCGACCTACGTCAAGGGCGCCAACGACACCCTGGAGAAGCTGGCCGCGGCCCGCGAGGACGACAGCATCGCCGGGAAGGTCTACGGACTGTCGGCGACCCTGTCCTTCCACCTGGGCGGCCACACCAACCACTCGATCTTCTGGAAGAACCTGTCGCCCAACGGCGGTGGCGAGCCCGAGGGTGACCTCGCGGCCGCGATCACCGAGCAGTTCGGTGGCTTCGACAAGTTCAAGGCCCACTTCACCGCCGCTGCCACCACCCTGCAGGGTTCGGGCTGGGCGATCCTGGGTTACGACACCATCGGTGGCAAGCTGGTCATCCTGCAGCTGACCGACCAGAGCGGCAACATCCCCGCCGCGATCATCCCGGTCGTCATGCTCGACATGTGGGAGCACGCCTTCTACCTCGACTACCAGAACGTCAAGCCGGACTACGTCAAGGCCTGGTGGAACGTGGTCAACTGGGCCGACGCCGGAGAGCGTTACGGTCGCGCGAAGACCCAGGGCAGCGGCCTCATCGTGCCTGCCTGA
- the msrA gene encoding peptide-methionine (S)-S-oxide reductase MsrA — protein MSWLDQLFAAGAHKQELIAADSALPGRDTEITAPGVHLVLETPMRGRPEADGSFANGGVGTFDDGLSAVILAGGCFWGIEEIFWQVPGVYTTAVGYAGGYTPNPTYEETCTARTGHTESTLVVFDPAVIDLEGILRIFWESHDPTQEMRQGNDIGTQYRSAVYTLSDDDAAIVEESAAKFQTALDAAGIGSIATEIKPLAAAGDGHFYYAEDHHQQYLAKNPHGYRCHAATGISYPA, from the coding sequence ATGTCTTGGCTCGACCAGCTCTTCGCCGCCGGTGCGCACAAACAGGAACTCATCGCGGCCGACTCCGCACTCCCCGGACGCGACACCGAGATCACGGCCCCCGGGGTCCATCTGGTCTTGGAGACCCCCATGCGTGGGCGGCCCGAGGCCGACGGCTCCTTCGCCAACGGCGGTGTCGGCACGTTCGACGACGGGCTGTCCGCAGTGATCCTGGCGGGTGGCTGCTTCTGGGGGATCGAGGAGATCTTCTGGCAGGTCCCGGGCGTGTACACCACGGCGGTCGGTTATGCGGGCGGGTACACGCCCAATCCGACCTACGAGGAGACCTGCACCGCGCGCACCGGCCACACCGAGTCGACGCTCGTCGTCTTCGACCCGGCCGTCATCGACCTCGAGGGGATCCTCAGGATCTTCTGGGAGTCTCACGATCCGACGCAGGAGATGCGCCAGGGCAACGACATCGGTACCCAGTACCGGTCGGCGGTCTACACCCTCTCCGACGACGACGCGGCGATCGTCGAGGAGTCGGCGGCGAAGTTCCAGACTGCGCTCGATGCCGCCGGTATCGGGTCGATCGCCACCGAGATCAAGCCGCTCGCCGCTGCGGGCGACGGACATTTCTATTACGCCGAGGACCACCACCAGCAGTACTTGGCGAAGAACCCGCACGGTTACCGCTGCCACGCGGCGACCGGGATCAGCTATCCCGCCTGA
- a CDS encoding winged helix DNA-binding domain-containing protein: MSEPLTLRQWNRTLLSRQHLLERVDEDAIEVLDRCVGMQSQDPRAAFFGLWSRIKGFDAAELDELLTEREAVRIALLRSTVFLIDAEDARWIRPLAEPILRREIAEAHVPRLVDADPSRVIADAAEVLAGRELSGADLGKQLAQRHPAENPSTLTGIARCGLPLVQVPPRGLWRGRGAPTYRLFDEWAGPGEPAVEGEEARADLIRLYLRGFGPATVKAIQAWAGMTGLKALVEKMESDWELVRLDGPHGEILYDLDGLGLTAADAPAPARLVAPFDHVIGVSADRVRVADPELFRRTVTPNGRSPGFVFADGFLAGTWHLAGDDGIRIEMLREVTKAEKREIDAEVERLREFLSRPSADCAR; the protein is encoded by the coding sequence GTGTCCGAGCCGCTCACCCTCCGGCAGTGGAATCGCACCCTGCTGTCCCGTCAGCATCTGCTGGAACGAGTCGACGAGGACGCGATCGAGGTGCTGGACCGATGCGTCGGCATGCAATCCCAGGACCCGCGTGCGGCTTTCTTCGGATTGTGGTCCCGTATCAAGGGATTCGACGCGGCCGAACTCGATGAGCTCCTCACCGAGCGGGAGGCCGTGCGGATCGCGTTGCTGCGTTCCACGGTGTTCCTCATCGACGCCGAGGACGCCCGGTGGATACGGCCGCTCGCCGAGCCGATTCTCCGGCGTGAGATCGCCGAAGCGCACGTCCCGAGGCTGGTCGACGCCGATCCGTCGCGGGTGATCGCCGACGCCGCCGAAGTCCTGGCCGGTCGTGAGCTCTCCGGTGCCGACCTGGGAAAGCAACTGGCGCAGCGGCATCCGGCGGAGAACCCGTCCACGCTCACCGGGATCGCCCGCTGCGGGCTCCCACTCGTCCAGGTGCCGCCGCGAGGACTCTGGCGGGGCCGCGGGGCGCCCACCTACCGGTTGTTCGACGAATGGGCCGGTCCCGGCGAACCGGCGGTCGAGGGCGAGGAGGCGCGAGCCGACTTGATCCGCCTGTACCTCCGCGGTTTCGGGCCCGCCACCGTCAAGGCCATCCAGGCGTGGGCGGGCATGACCGGCCTCAAGGCGCTGGTCGAGAAGATGGAGTCCGACTGGGAGCTCGTCAGGTTGGACGGGCCGCACGGCGAGATCCTCTACGACCTCGACGGACTCGGCCTCACCGCCGCCGACGCTCCCGCCCCGGCCCGACTCGTGGCGCCGTTCGACCATGTCATCGGCGTCTCGGCCGACCGTGTCCGTGTCGCCGACCCGGAGTTGTTCCGCCGCACCGTGACACCCAACGGTCGCTCGCCCGGGTTCGTCTTCGCCGACGGATTCCTCGCCGGCACATGGCATCTCGCCGGTGACGACGGGATACGGATCGAGATGCTGCGCGAGGTCACGAAAGCCGAGAAACGGGAGATCGACGCCGAGGTCGAAAGACTGCGCGAGTTCCTCAGTCGCCCGTCCGCGGATTGCGCGAGGTGA
- a CDS encoding VOC family protein: MQVRWLSAFLDFPADEFGSEVTFWRAIAGSTVSPPRGEHREFASLEPFNGDPHLRVQRVDDGPGGVHLDIHTDDPHGAAEEAVGLGATLTHDAGTHLVLRSPAGFVFCLVPWEGESTRSRPIRWPGDAISIIDQLCIDIPAADFDAEVAFWTALTGWPLKSPGSRPELVALRRDPAITVGILLQRRQTDPDGPVPGGSSPATGHLDLATSSVPDEVARHEGWGARAIEHYPHWTTMADPAGRPYCITSRNPRTGD, from the coding sequence GTGCAGGTCAGGTGGCTCAGCGCATTCCTCGATTTCCCAGCCGACGAGTTCGGCTCCGAGGTGACCTTCTGGCGCGCGATCGCGGGTAGCACCGTGTCGCCGCCCCGCGGCGAGCACCGCGAGTTCGCCTCCCTCGAACCGTTCAACGGCGACCCCCACCTCCGTGTGCAACGAGTCGACGACGGCCCGGGCGGCGTCCACCTCGACATACACACCGACGACCCCCATGGCGCAGCCGAAGAAGCCGTGGGACTCGGGGCGACGCTGACCCACGACGCCGGCACCCACCTCGTCCTCCGTTCGCCCGCCGGTTTCGTGTTCTGCCTGGTGCCGTGGGAGGGCGAGTCGACACGGTCCCGGCCGATCCGCTGGCCCGGTGACGCCATCAGCATCATCGACCAGTTGTGCATCGACATCCCGGCCGCCGACTTCGACGCCGAGGTCGCGTTCTGGACGGCACTGACCGGGTGGCCACTCAAATCGCCCGGCTCCCGACCCGAACTCGTGGCGCTACGCCGCGACCCCGCGATCACCGTCGGAATCCTGTTGCAGCGCAGGCAGACCGACCCGGACGGGCCCGTGCCCGGCGGCTCGTCACCGGCGACCGGGCACCTCGACCTCGCGACCAGCTCGGTCCCCGACGAGGTGGCACGCCACGAGGGCTGGGGCGCTCGCGCGATCGAGCACTACCCGCACTGGACCACGATGGCCGACCCGGCGGGACGCCCCTACTGCATCACCTCGCGCAATCCGCGGACGGGCGACTGA
- a CDS encoding S49 family peptidase, translated as MTAGPLAAVGKKFAKSRAEHVAVVRLDGPIGVAGMGKHGLTTDTVEPVLKRAFDTDRLKAVVVVINSPGGSPAQSEYIAERIRQLSAEKGVPVLAFCEDVAASGGYWVACAADEIFAAHTSIVGSIGVVSSGFGFSALLDRFGVQRRLYATGENKARLDTFSPEVAEDVEWLKGLQGQLHEAFIAWVRQRRGKKLTASDEELFNGDVWVGRRAAELGLVDGIGVMRSVVAERYPDAEIMVIEAPKPLLARLVGNQVSVSGLAESFTSGVITAIDRAPAVRTRFLHRD; from the coding sequence ATGACTGCGGGACCGCTGGCGGCGGTGGGCAAGAAGTTCGCGAAGTCGCGTGCCGAGCACGTCGCGGTGGTCCGACTCGACGGCCCGATCGGCGTGGCCGGCATGGGCAAGCACGGACTGACCACCGATACGGTCGAGCCGGTGCTCAAGCGGGCGTTCGACACCGACCGGCTCAAGGCCGTCGTCGTCGTGATCAACTCACCGGGAGGTTCGCCGGCGCAGTCGGAGTACATCGCCGAGCGCATCCGGCAGCTGTCTGCGGAGAAGGGCGTGCCGGTCCTGGCCTTCTGCGAGGACGTCGCGGCGTCCGGCGGCTACTGGGTGGCCTGCGCGGCGGACGAGATCTTCGCTGCCCACACCTCGATCGTCGGTTCCATCGGAGTGGTGTCCTCGGGATTCGGCTTCTCGGCGCTGCTCGACCGGTTCGGCGTGCAGCGTCGTCTGTACGCCACGGGGGAGAACAAGGCCCGGCTCGACACCTTCTCGCCGGAGGTTGCCGAGGACGTCGAATGGCTCAAGGGACTTCAGGGGCAGCTGCACGAGGCGTTCATCGCGTGGGTTCGGCAGCGTCGGGGCAAGAAGCTGACCGCGTCCGACGAGGAGCTGTTCAACGGCGATGTCTGGGTCGGGCGCCGGGCGGCCGAACTCGGTCTGGTCGACGGCATCGGCGTCATGCGTTCGGTGGTCGCCGAGCGGTACCCCGACGCGGAGATCATGGTCATCGAGGCCCCCAAGCCGCTGTTGGCACGACTGGTCGGCAACCAGGTGTCGGTGTCCGGGCTCGCCGAGAGCTTCACCTCGGGCGTGATCACCGCGATCGACCGCGCTCCTGCGGTGCGGACGCGGTTTCTACACCGTGACTGA
- a CDS encoding rhodanese-like domain-containing protein, with protein MEIVTMGDITQVPVTDLPDDFTHTADAVMLDVREDDEWASGHIRGAVHIPMAEIPGRLGELDPDADLYVVCHSSGRSMRVLQYLAQVGYDGICVRGGMLAWQEHGKPVEFGTGGDAH; from the coding sequence ATGGAAATCGTGACCATGGGCGACATCACGCAGGTGCCGGTGACCGATTTGCCGGACGACTTCACTCACACGGCCGACGCGGTGATGCTCGACGTCCGTGAGGACGACGAATGGGCGAGCGGACACATCCGCGGCGCCGTCCACATCCCGATGGCCGAGATACCGGGACGACTCGGCGAACTCGACCCCGACGCCGACCTCTACGTGGTGTGTCATTCGAGCGGACGCTCGATGCGGGTGCTGCAGTACCTCGCGCAGGTCGGGTACGACGGAATCTGCGTGCGTGGCGGGATGCTCGCGTGGCAGGAGCACGGCAAGCCCGTCGAGTTCGGGACCGGGGGCGACGCCCACTGA